One genomic segment of Pseudomonas fortuita includes these proteins:
- the tcdA gene encoding tRNA cyclic N6-threonylcarbamoyladenosine(37) synthase TcdA, whose translation MSTEDPRFAGVARLYGDQGLQRLGQAHVAVVGIGGVGSWVAEALARSGVGEISLFDLDDVCVSNTNRQAHALEGQVGRPKVDVMAERLRAINPACTVHAVADFVTRETMAEHIHEHLDCVIDCIDSVMAKAALIAWCRRRKIAIVTTGGAGGQIDPTQIQIADLNKTFNDPLASRVRSTLRRDYNFSRNVSRNYGVPCVFSSEQLRYPKGDGSVCLQKSFVGEGVRLDCSGGFGAVMMVTATFGMVAASKAIEKLVAGARRPSERIKPE comes from the coding sequence ATGAGCACAGAAGATCCACGCTTCGCCGGCGTTGCCCGGCTGTATGGCGACCAGGGGCTGCAGCGCCTGGGGCAGGCCCATGTGGCTGTGGTCGGTATTGGCGGGGTAGGGTCCTGGGTGGCTGAAGCGCTGGCCCGCAGCGGCGTGGGCGAAATCAGCCTGTTTGACCTGGACGACGTCTGCGTCAGCAACACCAACCGCCAGGCCCATGCCCTGGAAGGCCAGGTGGGGCGGCCCAAGGTCGACGTCATGGCTGAACGCTTGCGTGCGATCAACCCGGCATGCACGGTGCATGCGGTAGCGGACTTCGTTACCCGTGAAACCATGGCCGAGCATATCCACGAGCACCTGGACTGTGTGATCGACTGCATCGACAGCGTCATGGCCAAGGCGGCGTTGATTGCCTGGTGCCGGCGGCGAAAGATTGCCATCGTTACCACGGGTGGCGCTGGTGGGCAGATCGACCCGACCCAGATCCAGATCGCCGACCTGAACAAGACCTTCAACGACCCACTGGCCTCGCGGGTGCGCTCCACCTTGCGCCGCGATTACAACTTCTCGCGCAATGTCAGCCGCAACTATGGTGTGCCGTGCGTGTTCTCCAGCGAACAGCTGCGTTATCCCAAGGGTGATGGCAGCGTTTGCCTGCAAAAAAGCTTTGTGGGGGAGGGGGTAAGGCTGGACTGCTCGGGTGGCTTTGGTGCAGTGATGATGGTGACCGCGACCTTTGGCATGGTGGCGGCGAGCAAGGCGATCGAGAAATTGGTGGCGGGTGCGCGGCGGCCTTCGGAGCGGATCAAGCCTGAGTAA
- a CDS encoding SufE family protein: MSMPEQARQALEAFEQGKGWEQRARLLMQWGDRLEPLAETDKTEANRVHGCESLVWLMAELVDGQWRFKASSDARLLRGLLALLLVRVQGLTSEQLAGLDLRGWFTQLGLERQLSPSRSNGLHAVLQRMAELASNH; the protein is encoded by the coding sequence ATGAGCATGCCGGAACAGGCGCGCCAGGCGCTGGAAGCGTTTGAACAGGGCAAGGGCTGGGAACAGCGCGCCCGGCTGCTGATGCAGTGGGGCGACCGCCTGGAGCCGCTGGCCGAGACTGACAAGACCGAAGCCAACCGGGTGCATGGCTGCGAAAGCCTGGTGTGGCTGATGGCCGAACTCGTCGATGGGCAGTGGCGGTTCAAGGCCAGCAGCGATGCACGCTTGTTGCGCGGGCTGCTGGCGTTGTTGCTGGTGCGGGTGCAGGGGTTGACCAGTGAACAGCTGGCCGGCCTTGATCTGCGTGGGTGGTTCACCCAACTGGGCCTGGAGCGCCAATTGTCGCCGTCGCGCAGCAATGGGTTGCATGCGGTGTTGCAGCGGATGGCGGAGTTGGCGTCCAACCACTAA
- a CDS encoding cysteine desulfurase, producing the protein MFQPSPWRADFPAIAALQRQHQTYLDSAATTQKPQALIDALSHYYSHGAANVHRAQHLPGALATQAFETSRDKVAAWLNAADSRQIVFTHGATSALNLLAYGLEHRFEAGDEIAISALEHHANLLPWQQLARRRNLRLVILPLDAFGRIDLNQALQLIGPRTRVLAVSQLSNVLGTWQPLPALLSHARAQGALTVVDGAQGVVHGRHDVQQLGCDFYVFSSHKLYGPDGVGVLYGHTRALELLRHWQFGGEMVQLAEYQSASFRPAPLGFEAGTPPIAGVIGLGATLDYLASLDVPAVEAHETSLHQRLLRGLADREGVRVLGAPQTALASFVIEGVHNADIAHLLTEQGIAVRAGHHCAMPLLQGLGLEGAIRVSLGLYNDSDDLQRFFAALDQGLELLR; encoded by the coding sequence ATGTTCCAGCCCTCCCCCTGGCGTGCCGACTTCCCCGCCATCGCCGCCCTGCAACGGCAGCACCAGACCTACCTGGACAGCGCCGCTACCACCCAAAAGCCGCAAGCCCTGATCGATGCCTTGAGCCATTACTACAGCCATGGCGCGGCCAACGTACACCGTGCCCAGCACCTGCCCGGTGCACTGGCGACCCAGGCTTTCGAAACCAGCCGAGACAAGGTCGCCGCCTGGTTGAATGCTGCGGACTCACGGCAGATCGTGTTCACCCACGGTGCCACCTCGGCCTTGAACCTGCTGGCCTACGGCCTTGAGCACCGCTTCGAAGCCGGTGACGAAATTGCCATCAGCGCGCTGGAGCACCATGCCAACCTGCTGCCCTGGCAACAGCTGGCACGCCGGCGCAACCTGCGCCTGGTGATACTGCCGCTGGATGCCTTTGGCCGCATCGACCTGAACCAGGCACTGCAACTGATAGGCCCGCGCACCCGGGTGCTCGCCGTCAGCCAGCTGTCCAACGTACTGGGTACCTGGCAACCGCTGCCGGCCCTGCTTTCCCATGCCCGCGCACAAGGCGCGCTGACCGTGGTCGACGGTGCCCAGGGCGTGGTGCATGGTCGCCACGATGTGCAGCAACTGGGCTGCGACTTCTATGTGTTCTCCAGCCACAAGTTGTACGGCCCGGATGGGGTTGGCGTGCTGTACGGCCACACTCGGGCGCTGGAGCTGCTGCGCCATTGGCAGTTCGGTGGCGAGATGGTGCAACTGGCCGAGTACCAGAGCGCCAGCTTTCGCCCTGCACCGCTGGGGTTCGAGGCGGGTACGCCGCCAATCGCCGGGGTGATAGGCCTGGGGGCGACCCTGGATTATTTGGCCAGCCTCGACGTCCCGGCTGTCGAAGCCCACGAAACCAGCCTGCACCAGCGCCTGCTGCGCGGCCTGGCTGACCGTGAGGGCGTGCGGGTATTGGGGGCACCGCAGACGGCGCTGGCCAGCTTCGTCATCGAGGGCGTGCACAACGCAGATATCGCCCACCTGCTCACCGAGCAAGGGATAGCCGTGCGTGCCGGACACCACTGCGCCATGCCGCTCTTGCAAGGGCTGGGGCTGGAGGGCGCAATCCGTGTATCGCTGGGCTTGTACAACGACAGCGACGACTTGCAGCGCTTCTTCGCTGCGCTTGATCAGGGCCTGGAGTTGCTGCGATGA
- the dapD gene encoding 2,3,4,5-tetrahydropyridine-2,6-dicarboxylate N-succinyltransferase, with the protein MSNTLFSLAFGVGSQNRQGAWLEVFYAQPLLNPSAELVAAVAPVLGYEGGNQAIAFSNGQALKLAEALKGVDATQAALLTRLAESHKPLVATLLAEDAALTSTPEAYLKLHLLSHRLVKPHGLSLAGIFPLLPNVAWTNQGAVDLAELAELQLEARLKGELLEVFSVDKFPKMTDYVVPAGVRIADTARVRLGAYIGEGTTIMHEGFVNFNAGTEGPGMIEGRVSAGVFVGKGSDLGGGCSTMGTLSGGGNIVIKVGEGCLIGANAGIGIPLGDRNTVEAGLYITAGTKVNLLDENNELVKVVKARDLAGQTDLLFRRNSLNGAVECKTHKSAIELNEALHAHN; encoded by the coding sequence ATGTCCAATACCCTGTTCAGCCTGGCCTTCGGTGTCGGCTCCCAGAACCGCCAGGGCGCCTGGCTGGAAGTGTTCTACGCGCAACCGCTGCTCAACCCGAGCGCCGAGCTGGTTGCCGCTGTAGCCCCTGTTCTCGGTTACGAAGGTGGCAACCAGGCCATCGCCTTCAGCAACGGCCAGGCCTTGAAATTGGCCGAAGCCCTGAAAGGCGTGGATGCGACCCAGGCCGCCCTGCTGACCCGCCTGGCCGAAAGCCACAAGCCGCTGGTCGCTACCCTGCTGGCCGAAGACGCTGCCCTGACCTCCACCCCAGAGGCCTACCTCAAGCTGCACCTGTTGTCGCACCGCCTGGTCAAGCCACACGGCCTGAGCCTGGCTGGCATCTTCCCGCTGCTGCCGAACGTAGCCTGGACCAACCAGGGCGCGGTCGACCTGGCCGAACTGGCCGAGCTGCAACTGGAAGCGCGCCTGAAGGGCGAGCTGCTGGAAGTGTTCTCGGTGGACAAGTTCCCGAAGATGACCGACTACGTGGTCCCGGCCGGCGTGCGCATCGCCGATACCGCCCGTGTGCGCCTGGGCGCCTACATCGGCGAAGGCACCACCATCATGCACGAAGGCTTCGTCAACTTTAACGCGGGCACCGAAGGCCCGGGCATGATCGAAGGCCGCGTGTCCGCCGGCGTATTCGTTGGCAAAGGTTCCGACCTGGGCGGCGGTTGCTCGACCATGGGTACCCTGTCCGGTGGCGGCAACATCGTCATCAAGGTGGGCGAAGGCTGCCTGATCGGCGCCAACGCTGGTATCGGCATTCCGCTGGGCGACCGCAACACCGTTGAAGCCGGCCTGTACATCACCGCTGGCACCAAGGTGAACCTGCTGGACGAGAACAACGAGCTGGTCAAGGTGGTCAAGGCCCGCGACCTGGCCGGCCAGACCGACCTGCTGTTCCGCCGCAACTCGCTGAATGGCGCGGTAGAATGCAAGACCCACAAGTCGGCTATCGAGCTGAACGAGGCGCTGCACGCTCACAACTGA
- a CDS encoding ArsC family reductase, which produces MTYTLYGIKACDTMKKARTWLEDKAIAYEFHDYKTQGIDRDRLNRWCDEHGWEVILNRAGTTFRKLDDASKADLDQAKAVELMLAQPSMIKRPVLDLGARTLVGFKPDLYAAALA; this is translated from the coding sequence ATGACCTACACGCTCTACGGCATCAAAGCCTGTGACACCATGAAAAAAGCGCGTACCTGGCTCGAAGACAAAGCCATCGCCTACGAATTTCACGATTACAAGACCCAAGGCATCGACCGCGACCGCCTGAACCGCTGGTGCGACGAACACGGCTGGGAAGTCATCCTCAACCGTGCCGGCACCACCTTCCGCAAGCTGGACGACGCCAGCAAGGCAGACCTCGACCAGGCCAAGGCCGTCGAGCTGATGCTGGCCCAGCCGTCGATGATCAAACGCCCGGTGCTGGACCTTGGCGCGCGCACCCTGGTCGGCTTCAAGCCGGACCTGTACGCCGCTGCCCTGGCCTGA
- a CDS encoding Na+/H+ antiporter, with product MQSAYTVLILLTLVSLSKLVGRMIPLPLPLVQIAAGALLALPTLGLHVALDPELFLFLFLPPLLFADGWRIPKRELWRIRGPVVALAVGLVLFTVVGAGYFIHWLLPSIPLPVAFALAAVLSPTDAVAVSAIAQDRLPTPLMHMLQGEALMNDASGLVTFKFALAAAITGVFSLADASFSFVLVALGGLAVGVGLSWLVGRLRAWMIARGWDDPATHVVFMLLLPFAAYVLAERLGVSGILSAVAAGMMQSWLDLLPRQTSTRLLNRSVWSLLEFAFNGLIFLLLGLQLPDIIKAVVSHEATVWPTLAYRCLDVVAIFAALILLRFIWVQSIWRSIGVVRRWRGKPALVLMPTARSCWLLTLGGVRGAVTLAGVMSVPLLMGAGKAFPERDLLIFIAAGVILLSLISACIALPILLRGVTKSPDERLHQEVQEAWRRTAEAAIHALEAEEVIDANAPQDAAQATLATELKARLMAEYRDELDSYNDSAEAKALAEQMDLLERRLRLRALRAQRLELYNLHRQHQVGDEVVRQVLGELDMSEANLGQVK from the coding sequence ATGCAGTCCGCCTACACCGTCCTCATCCTGCTGACGCTGGTCAGCCTGTCGAAGCTGGTCGGCCGCATGATCCCGCTGCCCTTGCCGCTGGTGCAGATCGCTGCCGGTGCCTTGCTGGCCCTGCCGACACTGGGGCTGCATGTGGCCCTGGACCCCGAGTTGTTCCTGTTCCTGTTCTTGCCGCCCCTGCTCTTTGCCGACGGTTGGCGCATCCCCAAGCGTGAGTTGTGGCGCATTCGCGGGCCAGTGGTGGCGCTGGCCGTAGGGTTGGTGCTGTTCACTGTGGTCGGGGCCGGCTATTTCATTCACTGGCTGCTGCCGAGCATCCCCCTGCCGGTGGCTTTCGCCTTGGCGGCGGTGCTGTCGCCGACCGATGCCGTGGCGGTTTCGGCCATCGCCCAGGACCGCCTGCCCACCCCGCTGATGCACATGCTGCAGGGGGAGGCCCTGATGAACGATGCATCGGGCCTGGTGACCTTCAAGTTCGCCCTGGCGGCGGCGATCACCGGGGTGTTTTCGCTGGCCGATGCCAGCTTCAGCTTTGTGCTGGTCGCGCTTGGCGGTCTGGCGGTGGGGGTGGGCCTGAGCTGGCTAGTCGGCCGCCTGCGCGCCTGGATGATCGCCCGCGGCTGGGACGACCCGGCCACCCACGTGGTGTTCATGCTGCTGCTGCCGTTCGCGGCCTACGTGCTGGCCGAGCGCCTAGGCGTTTCGGGCATCCTTTCGGCGGTAGCGGCCGGCATGATGCAAAGCTGGCTCGACCTGCTGCCACGCCAGACCAGCACCCGCCTGCTTAACCGGAGCGTCTGGTCGTTGCTGGAGTTCGCCTTCAATGGCCTGATCTTCCTGCTGTTGGGCCTGCAGTTGCCAGACATCATCAAGGCGGTGGTCAGCCACGAAGCCACCGTGTGGCCGACCCTGGCCTACCGCTGCCTGGACGTGGTGGCGATCTTTGCTGCACTGATCCTGCTGCGGTTCATCTGGGTGCAGAGCATCTGGCGGTCGATCGGCGTGGTGCGCCGCTGGCGCGGCAAACCGGCGCTGGTGCTGATGCCTACGGCGCGCTCCTGCTGGCTGCTGACCTTGGGCGGTGTGCGCGGGGCGGTGACCCTGGCGGGTGTGATGTCGGTGCCGTTGCTGATGGGGGCGGGCAAGGCCTTCCCTGAGCGTGATTTGCTGATTTTCATTGCCGCCGGGGTGATCCTGCTGTCGTTGATCAGCGCCTGCATCGCGCTGCCGATATTGCTGCGCGGGGTGACCAAGAGCCCGGACGAACGCTTGCACCAAGAGGTGCAGGAAGCCTGGCGGCGCACGGCCGAGGCAGCGATTCATGCCCTGGAAGCAGAGGAGGTGATCGACGCCAATGCCCCGCAAGATGCTGCGCAGGCGACCCTGGCGACCGAGCTGAAGGCACGGTTGATGGCTGAGTATCGGGATGAACTGGACAGCTACAACGACAGTGCCGAGGCCAAGGCCCTGGCCGAACAGATGGACTTGCTGGAGCGGCGTTTGCGCTTGCGTGCGCTGAGGGCGCAGCGGCTGGAGCTGTATAACCTGCATCGCCAGCACCAGGTGGGCGATGAGGTGGTGCGGCAGGTGCTTGGGGAGCTGGATATGAGTGAGGCCAACCTGGGGCAGGTCAAGTAG
- the dapC gene encoding succinyldiaminopimelate transaminase, giving the protein MNHALTQLQPYPFEKLRALLGSVKPAADKRAIALSIGEPKHESPAFVAQAMADNLDKLAVYPSTIGVPALRQAIGQWCEQRFGVPAGWLDAEQHILPVNGTREALFAFTQAVVNRADDGLVISPNPFYQIYEGAALLAGATPHYLPCLESNGFNPDFDAVTADVWKRCQILFLCSPGNPTGALVPMDTLKKLIALADEHDFVIAADECYSELYFDEDAPPPGLLTACAELGRSDFARCVVFHSLSKRSNLPGLRSGFVAGDAKIIKPFLLYRTYHGCAMPVQTQLASIAAWQDEAHVRENRDQYRAKYDAVLDILQPVLDVQRPDGSFYLWAKVPGCDAEFTRDLFEAQHVTVVPGSYLSREVEGVNPGAGRVRMALVAPLAECIEAAERIRAFLQNR; this is encoded by the coding sequence ATGAACCATGCCTTGACCCAGCTTCAGCCCTACCCGTTCGAAAAGCTCCGCGCCCTGCTGGGTAGCGTGAAGCCTGCGGCGGACAAACGCGCCATCGCCCTGTCGATCGGTGAGCCGAAGCACGAATCGCCGGCGTTCGTGGCCCAGGCCATGGCCGACAACCTCGACAAGCTGGCGGTGTACCCCAGCACCATCGGCGTGCCGGCCCTGCGCCAGGCCATCGGCCAGTGGTGCGAGCAGCGTTTTGGCGTGCCGGCCGGCTGGCTGGATGCCGAGCAGCACATCCTGCCGGTCAATGGCACCCGTGAAGCGCTGTTTGCCTTCACCCAGGCGGTGGTCAACCGTGCAGATGACGGCCTGGTAATCAGCCCAAACCCGTTCTACCAGATCTACGAAGGCGCAGCACTGCTGGCCGGGGCTACACCGCACTACCTGCCCTGCTTGGAAAGCAACGGTTTCAACCCCGATTTCGATGCCGTAACGGCGGACGTGTGGAAGCGCTGCCAGATCCTGTTCCTGTGCTCGCCGGGCAACCCCACCGGTGCATTGGTGCCGATGGACACCCTGAAAAAGCTGATTGCCCTGGCTGACGAACACGACTTCGTGATCGCCGCCGACGAGTGCTACAGCGAGCTGTACTTCGACGAAGATGCGCCACCACCGGGCCTGCTGACCGCCTGCGCCGAGCTTGGCCGTAGTGATTTTGCCCGCTGCGTGGTGTTCCATAGCCTGTCCAAGCGCTCCAACCTGCCGGGCCTGCGTTCGGGCTTTGTGGCTGGCGACGCCAAGATCATCAAGCCGTTCCTGCTGTACCGCACCTACCACGGCTGTGCCATGCCGGTGCAAACCCAGCTGGCCAGCATTGCCGCGTGGCAGGACGAGGCGCATGTGCGCGAGAACCGCGACCAGTACCGCGCCAAATACGATGCCGTGCTGGACATCCTGCAGCCGGTGCTGGACGTGCAGCGCCCGGATGGCAGCTTCTACCTGTGGGCCAAGGTGCCGGGCTGCGATGCCGAATTCACCCGCGACCTGTTCGAAGCCCAGCATGTGACCGTGGTACCAGGCTCGTACCTGTCGCGTGAAGTGGAGGGTGTGAACCCAGGCGCCGGGCGCGTACGCATGGCGCTGGTTGCACCGCTGGCCGAGTGCATCGAGGCGGCAGAGCGGATTCGTGCCTTCCTGCAAAACCGCTAA
- a CDS encoding [protein-PII] uridylyltransferase, producing the protein MPQVDPELFDRGQFQAELALKASPIAAFKKAIRQAGEVLDKRFRSGDDIRPLIEARAWLVDNILQQAWNQFDWGDQNGIALVAVGGYGRGELHPHSDIDLLILLGAAEHEQYRDAIERFLTLLWDIGLEVGQSVRTVDECAEQARADLTVITNLMESRTIAGPEALRQRMLEVTSTAHMWPSKDFFLAKRAELKARHHKYNDTEYNLEPNVKGSPGGLRDIQTVLWVARRQYGTLNLHALAGEGFLLESENELLASSQDFLWKVRYALHMLAGRAEDRLLFDHQRSLAALLGYSDDNPKRAIEQFMQQYYRVVMSISQLCDLIIQHFEEVILADEDSGTTQPLNARFRLHDGYIEATHPNVFKRTPFAMLEIFVLMAQHPEIKGVRADTVRLLREHRHLIDDTFRTDIRNTSLFIELFKCEIGIHRNLRRMNRYGILGRYLPEFGLIVGQMQHDLFHIYTVDAHTLNLIKHLRKLQYTPVSEKFPLASKLMGRLPKPELIYLAGLYHDIGKGRQGDHSELGAVDAKKFCERHQLPAWDSRLIVWLVQNHLVMSTTAQRKDLSDPQVINDFALHVGDETRLDYLYVLTVADINATNPSLWNSWRASLLRQLYSETKRALRRGLENPLDREEQIRQTQSSALDILVREGTDPDDVEQLWSQLGDDYFLKHTAADVAWHTDAILQQPADGGPLVLIKETTQREFEGGTQIFIYAPDQHDFFAVTVAAMSQLNLNIHDARIITSSSQFTLDTYIVLDNDGGSIGDNPQRVKQIRDGLTEALRNPEDYPTIIQRRVPRQLKHFDFPPQVTILNDAQRPVTILEITAPDRPGLLARLGRIFLEFDLSLQNAKIATLGERVEDVFFITDADNQPLSDPQLCSRLQEAIVQQLQAGQGSDTSPTRVTI; encoded by the coding sequence ATGCCCCAGGTGGACCCCGAGCTGTTCGACCGCGGCCAGTTCCAGGCGGAACTGGCCCTCAAGGCGAGCCCCATCGCCGCCTTCAAGAAAGCCATCCGCCAGGCCGGCGAGGTGCTCGACAAGCGTTTCCGCAGTGGCGACGATATCCGTCCACTGATCGAAGCCCGCGCCTGGCTCGTCGACAATATCCTGCAACAGGCGTGGAACCAGTTCGACTGGGGCGACCAGAATGGCATCGCCCTGGTCGCGGTGGGTGGCTACGGGCGCGGTGAGCTGCACCCGCATTCAGACATCGACCTGCTGATTTTGCTGGGCGCCGCCGAGCACGAACAATACCGCGACGCCATCGAACGCTTTCTCACCCTGCTGTGGGACATCGGCCTGGAAGTGGGCCAGAGCGTGCGCACCGTCGACGAGTGCGCCGAACAGGCCCGCGCGGACCTGACGGTGATTACCAACCTGATGGAAAGCCGCACCATCGCCGGCCCCGAGGCCCTGCGCCAGCGCATGCTGGAGGTGACCAGCACCGCGCACATGTGGCCGAGCAAAGACTTCTTCCTGGCCAAACGCGCCGAACTCAAGGCCCGTCACCACAAGTACAACGACACCGAGTACAACCTCGAACCTAACGTCAAGGGCTCGCCCGGCGGCCTGCGCGACATCCAGACCGTGCTGTGGGTGGCCCGCCGCCAGTACGGCACCCTGAACCTGCACGCCCTGGCCGGCGAGGGTTTCTTGCTGGAAAGCGAGAACGAACTGCTGGCCTCGTCCCAGGATTTTCTGTGGAAGGTACGTTACGCCCTGCACATGCTGGCCGGTCGCGCCGAGGACCGCCTGCTGTTCGACCACCAGCGCAGCCTCGCCGCGCTGCTTGGGTACAGCGACGACAACCCCAAGCGGGCAATCGAGCAGTTCATGCAGCAGTACTACCGGGTGGTGATGAGCATCAGCCAGCTGTGCGACCTGATCATCCAGCACTTCGAAGAGGTCATCCTCGCCGACGAAGACAGCGGCACCACCCAACCGCTGAATGCACGCTTTCGCCTGCACGACGGCTATATCGAGGCCACCCACCCGAACGTGTTCAAGCGCACACCGTTCGCCATGCTGGAAATCTTCGTGCTGATGGCCCAGCACCCGGAAATCAAGGGCGTGCGCGCCGATACGGTGCGCCTGCTGCGTGAGCACCGCCACCTGATCGACGACACTTTCCGCACCGATATCCGCAACACCAGCCTGTTCATCGAGCTGTTCAAGTGCGAAATCGGCATCCACCGCAACCTGCGGCGGATGAACCGCTACGGCATCCTTGGCCGCTACCTGCCGGAGTTCGGCCTGATCGTCGGGCAGATGCAGCATGACCTGTTCCACATCTATACGGTCGATGCACACACCCTCAACCTCATCAAGCACCTGCGCAAGCTGCAGTACACACCGGTGTCCGAGAAATTCCCGCTGGCCAGCAAGCTGATGGGGCGCCTGCCCAAGCCCGAGCTGATCTACCTTGCCGGCCTTTACCACGACATCGGCAAAGGTCGCCAGGGCGACCATTCCGAGCTGGGCGCGGTGGATGCGAAGAAGTTCTGCGAGCGACACCAGTTGCCGGCCTGGGACAGCCGGTTGATCGTCTGGCTGGTGCAGAACCACCTGGTGATGTCGACCACAGCCCAGCGCAAGGACTTGTCCGACCCGCAGGTAATCAACGACTTTGCCCTGCACGTGGGCGACGAGACGCGCCTGGACTACCTGTACGTGCTGACCGTGGCCGACATCAATGCCACCAACCCCAGCCTGTGGAACTCGTGGCGGGCCAGTCTGTTGCGCCAGCTCTACAGCGAGACCAAGCGCGCCCTGCGCCGCGGCCTGGAAAACCCGCTGGACCGCGAAGAGCAGATCCGCCAGACGCAGTCCTCAGCACTGGATATTCTGGTGCGCGAGGGTACCGACCCGGACGACGTCGAGCAGCTGTGGTCGCAACTGGGTGATGACTACTTCCTCAAGCACACCGCCGCCGACGTAGCCTGGCATACGGATGCGATCCTGCAGCAACCGGCTGATGGCGGGCCCCTGGTGCTGATCAAGGAAACCACCCAGCGGGAGTTCGAAGGCGGCACGCAGATCTTCATCTACGCCCCCGATCAGCACGATTTCTTTGCCGTGACGGTGGCGGCCATGTCGCAGCTGAACCTGAACATCCATGACGCGCGGATCATCACGTCGAGCAGCCAGTTCACCCTCGACACCTACATTGTGCTGGACAACGACGGCGGCTCGATCGGCGACAACCCGCAGCGGGTCAAGCAGATTCGCGATGGCCTGACCGAAGCGCTGCGCAACCCCGAAGACTACCCGACCATCATCCAGCGCCGGGTGCCGCGCCAGCTCAAGCACTTCGACTTCCCGCCGCAGGTGACCATCCTCAACGATGCCCAGCGGCCAGTGACCATCCTCGAAATCACCGCACCCGACCGCCCAGGCCTGCTGGCCCGGCTGGGGCGCATTTTCCTGGAGTTCGACCTGTCGCTGCAGAACGCCAAGATCGCCACTCTGGGCGAACGGGTGGAAGACGTGTTCTTCATCACTGATGCCGACAACCAGCCGCTGTCCGACCCGCAGCTGTGCAGCCGCCTGCAGGAGGCCATCGTGCAGCAGCTACAAGCCGGCCAAGGTAGCGACACCAGCCCGACCCGCGTGACCATTTAA
- the map gene encoding type I methionyl aminopeptidase — protein sequence MTVNIKTAEDIEKMRIAGRLAAEVLEMIEEHVKPGVTTEELDRLCHDYIVNVQQAIPAPLNYKGYPKSICTSINHVVCHGIPNDKPLKDGDTLNIDVTVIKDGYHGDTSRMFHVGNVPVWAERLSKVTQECMYKAIELVKPGCRLGDIGEVIQKHAEKNGFSVVREFCGHGIGKVFHEEPQILHYGRAGTGMELKEGMTFTIEPMINQGKADTKVLGDGWTAITKDRKLSAQWEHTLVVTATGYEIFTLRKDDTIPRTSA from the coding sequence ATGACCGTCAACATCAAGACCGCAGAAGACATCGAGAAGATGCGCATCGCCGGCCGCCTGGCCGCCGAGGTGCTGGAAATGATCGAGGAGCACGTCAAGCCCGGTGTTACCACCGAAGAGCTCGACCGCTTGTGCCACGACTATATCGTCAACGTCCAGCAGGCCATCCCGGCGCCGCTCAACTACAAGGGCTACCCGAAGTCGATCTGCACCTCGATCAACCATGTGGTCTGCCACGGCATCCCCAACGACAAGCCGCTCAAGGACGGTGACACGCTCAACATCGACGTCACCGTGATCAAGGACGGCTACCACGGCGATACCAGCCGCATGTTCCACGTGGGCAACGTGCCGGTGTGGGCCGAGCGCCTGTCCAAGGTTACCCAGGAGTGCATGTACAAGGCCATCGAGCTGGTCAAGCCGGGCTGCCGCCTGGGCGATATCGGCGAAGTGATCCAGAAGCACGCGGAAAAGAACGGCTTCTCGGTGGTACGCGAGTTCTGCGGCCATGGCATCGGCAAGGTGTTCCACGAAGAACCGCAGATCCTGCACTACGGCCGCGCCGGCACCGGCATGGAGCTTAAAGAAGGCATGACCTTCACCATCGAGCCGATGATCAACCAGGGCAAGGCCGACACCAAGGTGCTGGGCGACGGCTGGACCGCCATCACCAAGGACCGCAAGCTCTCGGCCCAGTGGGAACACACCCTGGTGGTGACCGCGACCGGCTATGAGATCTTCACCCTGCGCAAGGACGACACCATCCCGCGCACCTCGGCCTGA